One window from the genome of Grus americana isolate bGruAme1 chromosome 2, bGruAme1.mat, whole genome shotgun sequence encodes:
- the MLH1 gene encoding DNA mismatch repair protein Mlh1 isoform X4: MYIFTLHKPSIGRVSRFAESHRNCVRCLFAKNLEIAPQNVDVNVHPTKHEVHFLHEDSILERVQQHVESKLLGSNSSRMYFTQTLLPGNDCSSSEVVKSAANSSAATKGNGDKVYAHQMVRTDSREQKLDAFLQPVNNPLSTGPTEVMTEVNAGPPEGAVRPQDAEMEDVSDLVEMVDIQEDTAMPGELSKSGCSSPETVPPRKRPREDVDMQMEKGETRKDMTAACTPRRRIINLTSILTLQEEINNQAHANLQEMLHDHSFVGCVSPQWALVQYQTKLYLLNTTKLSQELFYQILIYDFANFGVLRLSEPAPLYELSMLALEDPESGWTEEDGPKEGLAEYIVEFLKKKTEMLKDYFSLEIDEEGNLIGLPLLIDNYVPPLEGLPMFILRLATEVNWDEEKECFESLSKELAMFYSIRKQYLIDEANLTNSQDEDSDSGSTTWKWTVEHVLYKAFRTHLLPPKHFSEDGNILQLANLPDLYKVFERC; the protein is encoded by the exons atgtatatttttactCTTCATAAACc ATCGATTGGTAGAGTCAGCCGCTTTGCGGAAAGCCATAGAAACTGTGTACGCTGCTTATTTGCCAAAAA cttAGAAATAGCCCCCCAGAATGTAGATGTGAACGTGCACCCTACAAAACATGAGGTCCATTTCCTTCATGAAGATAGTATTCTGGAGCGTGTGCAACAACACGTAGAGAGCAAGTTATTGGGGTCTAATTCTTCAAGGATGTACTTCACTCAG ACACTGCTTCCAGGGAATGACTGTTCTTCCAGTGAGGTTGTAAAATCAGCAGCAAACTCTTCTGCGGCTACCAAAGGAAACGGTGATAAAGTTTACGCGCATCAGATGGTCCGCACTGATTCCCGAGAGCAGAAATTGGATGCTTTTCTTCAGCCAGTGAACAACCCCCTAAGTACAGGCCCCACTGAAGTGATGACAGAGGTTAACGCAGGACCTCCGGAGGGTGCGGTCAGGCCACAGGATGCTGAAATGGAAGATGTCAGTGATCTAGTTGAAATGGTTGATATTCAGGAGGACACTGCGATGCCTGGGGAGCTGAGCAAGAGTGGATGCTCATCTCCTGAGACAGTGCCTCCTCG AAAGAGGCCACGGGAAGATGTGGACATGCAAATGGAGAAAGGTGAGACAAGAAAGGACAtgactgctgcctgcacccctaGAAGAAGAATTATCAACTTGACCAGTATATTGACACTCCAGGAAGAAATTAATAACCAGGCACATGCAA ATCTCCAGGAGATGCTCCATGATCACTCCTTTGTTGGCTGTGTCAGTCCTCAGTGGGCTCTGGTGCAATATCAGACAAAACTGTATCTTCTCAATACAACGAAACTCAG CCAAGAACTCTTCTACCAGATACTTATTTATGACTTTGCAAACTTTGGAGTCTTAAGGTTGTCT GAGCCAGCTCCTTTATATGAGCTTTCAATGCTTGCTTTAGAGGATCCTGAAAGTGGCTGGACAGAAGAAGATGGCCCAAAAGAGGGGCTTGCTGAGTACATTGTGGagtttctgaaaaagaagaCTGAGATgttgaaagattatttttctcttgaaattgATGAG GAAGGAAACCTAATTGGGTTACCACTTCTGATAGACAACTATGTTCCGCCGCTGGAAGGACTGCCGATGTTTATCCTTCGCTTGGCCACAGAG GTAAACTGGGATGAAGAAAAGGAATGTTTTGAAAGCCTAAGTAAAGAATTAGCTATGTTCTACTCCATTAGAAAGCAGTATCTAATAGATGAAGCCAACTTGACAAACTCACAG GATGAAGATTCTGACTCTGGTTCAACAACATGGAAATGGACTGTGGAACATGTACTTTACAAAGCTTTTAGGACTCATCTTTTACCTCCTAAACACTTCTCAGAAGATGGCAACATTTTGCAGCTTGCTAACCTGCCTGACCTATATAAAGTTTTTGAGAGATGTTGA
- the MLH1 gene encoding DNA mismatch repair protein Mlh1 isoform X3, giving the protein MLHSARWKVEAWPRSLQVEDLFYNVNTRRKALKNPNEEYAKILEVVSRYAIHNSGISFSVKKQGDTVSDVRTLSNASTVDNIRSVFGNAVSRELIEVGCEDANLAFKMKGYITNANYSVKKCIFLLFINHRLVESAALRKAIETVYAAYLPKSTHPFLYLSLEIAPQNVDVNVHPTKHEVHFLHEDSILERVQQHVESKLLGSNSSRMYFTQTLLPGNDCSSSEVVKSAANSSAATKGNGDKVYAHQMVRTDSREQKLDAFLQPVNNPLSTGPTEVMTEVNAGPPEGAVRPQDAEMEDVSDLVEMVDIQEDTAMPGELSKSGCSSPETVPPRKRPREDVDMQMEKGETRKDMTAACTPRRRIINLTSILTLQEEINNQAHANLQEMLHDHSFVGCVSPQWALVQYQTKLYLLNTTKLSQELFYQILIYDFANFGVLRLSEPAPLYELSMLALEDPESGWTEEDGPKEGLAEYIVEFLKKKTEMLKDYFSLEIDEEGNLIGLPLLIDNYVPPLEGLPMFILRLATEVNWDEEKECFESLSKELAMFYSIRKQYLIDEANLTNSQDEDSDSGSTTWKWTVEHVLYKAFRTHLLPPKHFSEDGNILQLANLPDLYKVFERC; this is encoded by the exons ATGTTGCACAGTGCAAGGTGGAAAGTGGAAGCCTGGCCTAGGAGTCTGCAA GTTGAAGATCTCTTTTACAATGTAAATACAAGgaggaaagctttaaaaaatccaaacGAAGAATATGCAAAAATACTAGAAGTTGTTAGCAG GTATGCCATCCATAACTCTGGCATCAGCTTTTCAGTTAAAAAG CAAGGTGATACAGTGTCAGATGTTAGAACCTTATCAAACGCCTCAACGGTGGACAACATTAGGTCTGTCTTTGGAAATGCTGTTAGCAG GGAACTGATAGAAGTGGGCTGTGAAGATGCAAATCTGGCCTTTAAAATGAAGGGCTACATCACGAATGCAAACTACTCTGTGaagaaatgtatatttttactCTTCATAAACc ATCGATTGGTAGAGTCAGCCGCTTTGCGGAAAGCCATAGAAACTGTGTACGCTGCTTATTTGCCAAAAAGCACGCATCCATTCCTATACTTAAG cttAGAAATAGCCCCCCAGAATGTAGATGTGAACGTGCACCCTACAAAACATGAGGTCCATTTCCTTCATGAAGATAGTATTCTGGAGCGTGTGCAACAACACGTAGAGAGCAAGTTATTGGGGTCTAATTCTTCAAGGATGTACTTCACTCAG ACACTGCTTCCAGGGAATGACTGTTCTTCCAGTGAGGTTGTAAAATCAGCAGCAAACTCTTCTGCGGCTACCAAAGGAAACGGTGATAAAGTTTACGCGCATCAGATGGTCCGCACTGATTCCCGAGAGCAGAAATTGGATGCTTTTCTTCAGCCAGTGAACAACCCCCTAAGTACAGGCCCCACTGAAGTGATGACAGAGGTTAACGCAGGACCTCCGGAGGGTGCGGTCAGGCCACAGGATGCTGAAATGGAAGATGTCAGTGATCTAGTTGAAATGGTTGATATTCAGGAGGACACTGCGATGCCTGGGGAGCTGAGCAAGAGTGGATGCTCATCTCCTGAGACAGTGCCTCCTCG AAAGAGGCCACGGGAAGATGTGGACATGCAAATGGAGAAAGGTGAGACAAGAAAGGACAtgactgctgcctgcacccctaGAAGAAGAATTATCAACTTGACCAGTATATTGACACTCCAGGAAGAAATTAATAACCAGGCACATGCAA ATCTCCAGGAGATGCTCCATGATCACTCCTTTGTTGGCTGTGTCAGTCCTCAGTGGGCTCTGGTGCAATATCAGACAAAACTGTATCTTCTCAATACAACGAAACTCAG CCAAGAACTCTTCTACCAGATACTTATTTATGACTTTGCAAACTTTGGAGTCTTAAGGTTGTCT GAGCCAGCTCCTTTATATGAGCTTTCAATGCTTGCTTTAGAGGATCCTGAAAGTGGCTGGACAGAAGAAGATGGCCCAAAAGAGGGGCTTGCTGAGTACATTGTGGagtttctgaaaaagaagaCTGAGATgttgaaagattatttttctcttgaaattgATGAG GAAGGAAACCTAATTGGGTTACCACTTCTGATAGACAACTATGTTCCGCCGCTGGAAGGACTGCCGATGTTTATCCTTCGCTTGGCCACAGAG GTAAACTGGGATGAAGAAAAGGAATGTTTTGAAAGCCTAAGTAAAGAATTAGCTATGTTCTACTCCATTAGAAAGCAGTATCTAATAGATGAAGCCAACTTGACAAACTCACAG GATGAAGATTCTGACTCTGGTTCAACAACATGGAAATGGACTGTGGAACATGTACTTTACAAAGCTTTTAGGACTCATCTTTTACCTCCTAAACACTTCTCAGAAGATGGCAACATTTTGCAGCTTGCTAACCTGCCTGACCTATATAAAGTTTTTGAGAGATGTTGA
- the MLH1 gene encoding DNA mismatch repair protein Mlh1 isoform X5, with translation MYIFTLHKPLEIAPQNVDVNVHPTKHEVHFLHEDSILERVQQHVESKLLGSNSSRMYFTQTLLPGNDCSSSEVVKSAANSSAATKGNGDKVYAHQMVRTDSREQKLDAFLQPVNNPLSTGPTEVMTEVNAGPPEGAVRPQDAEMEDVSDLVEMVDIQEDTAMPGELSKSGCSSPETVPPRKRPREDVDMQMEKGETRKDMTAACTPRRRIINLTSILTLQEEINNQAHANLQEMLHDHSFVGCVSPQWALVQYQTKLYLLNTTKLSQELFYQILIYDFANFGVLRLSEPAPLYELSMLALEDPESGWTEEDGPKEGLAEYIVEFLKKKTEMLKDYFSLEIDEEGNLIGLPLLIDNYVPPLEGLPMFILRLATEVNWDEEKECFESLSKELAMFYSIRKQYLIDEANLTNSQDEDSDSGSTTWKWTVEHVLYKAFRTHLLPPKHFSEDGNILQLANLPDLYKVFERC, from the exons atgtatatttttactCTTCATAAACc cttAGAAATAGCCCCCCAGAATGTAGATGTGAACGTGCACCCTACAAAACATGAGGTCCATTTCCTTCATGAAGATAGTATTCTGGAGCGTGTGCAACAACACGTAGAGAGCAAGTTATTGGGGTCTAATTCTTCAAGGATGTACTTCACTCAG ACACTGCTTCCAGGGAATGACTGTTCTTCCAGTGAGGTTGTAAAATCAGCAGCAAACTCTTCTGCGGCTACCAAAGGAAACGGTGATAAAGTTTACGCGCATCAGATGGTCCGCACTGATTCCCGAGAGCAGAAATTGGATGCTTTTCTTCAGCCAGTGAACAACCCCCTAAGTACAGGCCCCACTGAAGTGATGACAGAGGTTAACGCAGGACCTCCGGAGGGTGCGGTCAGGCCACAGGATGCTGAAATGGAAGATGTCAGTGATCTAGTTGAAATGGTTGATATTCAGGAGGACACTGCGATGCCTGGGGAGCTGAGCAAGAGTGGATGCTCATCTCCTGAGACAGTGCCTCCTCG AAAGAGGCCACGGGAAGATGTGGACATGCAAATGGAGAAAGGTGAGACAAGAAAGGACAtgactgctgcctgcacccctaGAAGAAGAATTATCAACTTGACCAGTATATTGACACTCCAGGAAGAAATTAATAACCAGGCACATGCAA ATCTCCAGGAGATGCTCCATGATCACTCCTTTGTTGGCTGTGTCAGTCCTCAGTGGGCTCTGGTGCAATATCAGACAAAACTGTATCTTCTCAATACAACGAAACTCAG CCAAGAACTCTTCTACCAGATACTTATTTATGACTTTGCAAACTTTGGAGTCTTAAGGTTGTCT GAGCCAGCTCCTTTATATGAGCTTTCAATGCTTGCTTTAGAGGATCCTGAAAGTGGCTGGACAGAAGAAGATGGCCCAAAAGAGGGGCTTGCTGAGTACATTGTGGagtttctgaaaaagaagaCTGAGATgttgaaagattatttttctcttgaaattgATGAG GAAGGAAACCTAATTGGGTTACCACTTCTGATAGACAACTATGTTCCGCCGCTGGAAGGACTGCCGATGTTTATCCTTCGCTTGGCCACAGAG GTAAACTGGGATGAAGAAAAGGAATGTTTTGAAAGCCTAAGTAAAGAATTAGCTATGTTCTACTCCATTAGAAAGCAGTATCTAATAGATGAAGCCAACTTGACAAACTCACAG GATGAAGATTCTGACTCTGGTTCAACAACATGGAAATGGACTGTGGAACATGTACTTTACAAAGCTTTTAGGACTCATCTTTTACCTCCTAAACACTTCTCAGAAGATGGCAACATTTTGCAGCTTGCTAACCTGCCTGACCTATATAAAGTTTTTGAGAGATGTTGA
- the MLH1 gene encoding DNA mismatch repair protein Mlh1 isoform X1: MAGVIRRLDEAVVNRIAAGEVIQRPANAIKEMIENCLDAKSTSIQVVVKEGGLKLIQVQDNGCGIRKEDLDIVCERFTTSKLQKFEDLASISTYGFRGEALASISHIAHVMVTTKTADAKCAYRATYSDGKIKAPPKPCAGNQGTQITVEDLFYNVNTRRKALKNPNEEYAKILEVVSRYAIHNSGISFSVKKQGDTVSDVRTLSNASTVDNIRSVFGNAVSRELIEVGCEDANLAFKMKGYITNANYSVKKCIFLLFINHRLVESAALRKAIETVYAAYLPKSTHPFLYLSLEIAPQNVDVNVHPTKHEVHFLHEDSILERVQQHVESKLLGSNSSRMYFTQTLLPGNDCSSSEVVKSAANSSAATKGNGDKVYAHQMVRTDSREQKLDAFLQPVNNPLSTGPTEVMTEVNAGPPEGAVRPQDAEMEDVSDLVEMVDIQEDTAMPGELSKSGCSSPETVPPRKRPREDVDMQMEKGETRKDMTAACTPRRRIINLTSILTLQEEINNQAHANLQEMLHDHSFVGCVSPQWALVQYQTKLYLLNTTKLSQELFYQILIYDFANFGVLRLSEPAPLYELSMLALEDPESGWTEEDGPKEGLAEYIVEFLKKKTEMLKDYFSLEIDEEGNLIGLPLLIDNYVPPLEGLPMFILRLATEVNWDEEKECFESLSKELAMFYSIRKQYLIDEANLTNSQDEDSDSGSTTWKWTVEHVLYKAFRTHLLPPKHFSEDGNILQLANLPDLYKVFERC, from the exons ATGGCCGGCGTCATCCGGCGGCTGGATGAGGCCGTGGTGAACCGCATCGCGGCCGGCGAGGTCATCCAGAGACCGGCGAACGCCATCAAGGAGATGATAGAGAACTG tttggATGCTAAATCTACAAGTATCCAGGTAGTAGTTAAGGAAGGTGGTCTGAAGCTCATCCAGGTCCAAGATAATGGCTGTGGTATCAGA AAAGAAGATCTGGATATTGTATGTGAGAGATTTACTACGAGTAAACTGCAAAAATTTGAAGACTTGGCTAGTATTTCTACATATGGTTTTAGGGGTGAG GCATTGGCTAGCATCAGTCATATTGCCCATGTTATGGTAACAACTAAAACAGCTGATGCAAAGTGTGCATACAG AGCTACTTACAGTGATGGAAAAATTAAAGCCCCTCCGAAACCCTGTGCTGGAAACCAAGGAACTCAGATCACG GTTGAAGATCTCTTTTACAATGTAAATACAAGgaggaaagctttaaaaaatccaaacGAAGAATATGCAAAAATACTAGAAGTTGTTAGCAG GTATGCCATCCATAACTCTGGCATCAGCTTTTCAGTTAAAAAG CAAGGTGATACAGTGTCAGATGTTAGAACCTTATCAAACGCCTCAACGGTGGACAACATTAGGTCTGTCTTTGGAAATGCTGTTAGCAG GGAACTGATAGAAGTGGGCTGTGAAGATGCAAATCTGGCCTTTAAAATGAAGGGCTACATCACGAATGCAAACTACTCTGTGaagaaatgtatatttttactCTTCATAAACc ATCGATTGGTAGAGTCAGCCGCTTTGCGGAAAGCCATAGAAACTGTGTACGCTGCTTATTTGCCAAAAAGCACGCATCCATTCCTATACTTAAG cttAGAAATAGCCCCCCAGAATGTAGATGTGAACGTGCACCCTACAAAACATGAGGTCCATTTCCTTCATGAAGATAGTATTCTGGAGCGTGTGCAACAACACGTAGAGAGCAAGTTATTGGGGTCTAATTCTTCAAGGATGTACTTCACTCAG ACACTGCTTCCAGGGAATGACTGTTCTTCCAGTGAGGTTGTAAAATCAGCAGCAAACTCTTCTGCGGCTACCAAAGGAAACGGTGATAAAGTTTACGCGCATCAGATGGTCCGCACTGATTCCCGAGAGCAGAAATTGGATGCTTTTCTTCAGCCAGTGAACAACCCCCTAAGTACAGGCCCCACTGAAGTGATGACAGAGGTTAACGCAGGACCTCCGGAGGGTGCGGTCAGGCCACAGGATGCTGAAATGGAAGATGTCAGTGATCTAGTTGAAATGGTTGATATTCAGGAGGACACTGCGATGCCTGGGGAGCTGAGCAAGAGTGGATGCTCATCTCCTGAGACAGTGCCTCCTCG AAAGAGGCCACGGGAAGATGTGGACATGCAAATGGAGAAAGGTGAGACAAGAAAGGACAtgactgctgcctgcacccctaGAAGAAGAATTATCAACTTGACCAGTATATTGACACTCCAGGAAGAAATTAATAACCAGGCACATGCAA ATCTCCAGGAGATGCTCCATGATCACTCCTTTGTTGGCTGTGTCAGTCCTCAGTGGGCTCTGGTGCAATATCAGACAAAACTGTATCTTCTCAATACAACGAAACTCAG CCAAGAACTCTTCTACCAGATACTTATTTATGACTTTGCAAACTTTGGAGTCTTAAGGTTGTCT GAGCCAGCTCCTTTATATGAGCTTTCAATGCTTGCTTTAGAGGATCCTGAAAGTGGCTGGACAGAAGAAGATGGCCCAAAAGAGGGGCTTGCTGAGTACATTGTGGagtttctgaaaaagaagaCTGAGATgttgaaagattatttttctcttgaaattgATGAG GAAGGAAACCTAATTGGGTTACCACTTCTGATAGACAACTATGTTCCGCCGCTGGAAGGACTGCCGATGTTTATCCTTCGCTTGGCCACAGAG GTAAACTGGGATGAAGAAAAGGAATGTTTTGAAAGCCTAAGTAAAGAATTAGCTATGTTCTACTCCATTAGAAAGCAGTATCTAATAGATGAAGCCAACTTGACAAACTCACAG GATGAAGATTCTGACTCTGGTTCAACAACATGGAAATGGACTGTGGAACATGTACTTTACAAAGCTTTTAGGACTCATCTTTTACCTCCTAAACACTTCTCAGAAGATGGCAACATTTTGCAGCTTGCTAACCTGCCTGACCTATATAAAGTTTTTGAGAGATGTTGA
- the MLH1 gene encoding DNA mismatch repair protein Mlh1 isoform X2, with product MVTTKTADAKCAYRATYSDGKIKAPPKPCAGNQGTQITVEDLFYNVNTRRKALKNPNEEYAKILEVVSRYAIHNSGISFSVKKQGDTVSDVRTLSNASTVDNIRSVFGNAVSRELIEVGCEDANLAFKMKGYITNANYSVKKCIFLLFINHRLVESAALRKAIETVYAAYLPKSTHPFLYLSLEIAPQNVDVNVHPTKHEVHFLHEDSILERVQQHVESKLLGSNSSRMYFTQTLLPGNDCSSSEVVKSAANSSAATKGNGDKVYAHQMVRTDSREQKLDAFLQPVNNPLSTGPTEVMTEVNAGPPEGAVRPQDAEMEDVSDLVEMVDIQEDTAMPGELSKSGCSSPETVPPRKRPREDVDMQMEKGETRKDMTAACTPRRRIINLTSILTLQEEINNQAHANLQEMLHDHSFVGCVSPQWALVQYQTKLYLLNTTKLSQELFYQILIYDFANFGVLRLSEPAPLYELSMLALEDPESGWTEEDGPKEGLAEYIVEFLKKKTEMLKDYFSLEIDEEGNLIGLPLLIDNYVPPLEGLPMFILRLATEVNWDEEKECFESLSKELAMFYSIRKQYLIDEANLTNSQDEDSDSGSTTWKWTVEHVLYKAFRTHLLPPKHFSEDGNILQLANLPDLYKVFERC from the exons ATGGTAACAACTAAAACAGCTGATGCAAAGTGTGCATACAG AGCTACTTACAGTGATGGAAAAATTAAAGCCCCTCCGAAACCCTGTGCTGGAAACCAAGGAACTCAGATCACG GTTGAAGATCTCTTTTACAATGTAAATACAAGgaggaaagctttaaaaaatccaaacGAAGAATATGCAAAAATACTAGAAGTTGTTAGCAG GTATGCCATCCATAACTCTGGCATCAGCTTTTCAGTTAAAAAG CAAGGTGATACAGTGTCAGATGTTAGAACCTTATCAAACGCCTCAACGGTGGACAACATTAGGTCTGTCTTTGGAAATGCTGTTAGCAG GGAACTGATAGAAGTGGGCTGTGAAGATGCAAATCTGGCCTTTAAAATGAAGGGCTACATCACGAATGCAAACTACTCTGTGaagaaatgtatatttttactCTTCATAAACc ATCGATTGGTAGAGTCAGCCGCTTTGCGGAAAGCCATAGAAACTGTGTACGCTGCTTATTTGCCAAAAAGCACGCATCCATTCCTATACTTAAG cttAGAAATAGCCCCCCAGAATGTAGATGTGAACGTGCACCCTACAAAACATGAGGTCCATTTCCTTCATGAAGATAGTATTCTGGAGCGTGTGCAACAACACGTAGAGAGCAAGTTATTGGGGTCTAATTCTTCAAGGATGTACTTCACTCAG ACACTGCTTCCAGGGAATGACTGTTCTTCCAGTGAGGTTGTAAAATCAGCAGCAAACTCTTCTGCGGCTACCAAAGGAAACGGTGATAAAGTTTACGCGCATCAGATGGTCCGCACTGATTCCCGAGAGCAGAAATTGGATGCTTTTCTTCAGCCAGTGAACAACCCCCTAAGTACAGGCCCCACTGAAGTGATGACAGAGGTTAACGCAGGACCTCCGGAGGGTGCGGTCAGGCCACAGGATGCTGAAATGGAAGATGTCAGTGATCTAGTTGAAATGGTTGATATTCAGGAGGACACTGCGATGCCTGGGGAGCTGAGCAAGAGTGGATGCTCATCTCCTGAGACAGTGCCTCCTCG AAAGAGGCCACGGGAAGATGTGGACATGCAAATGGAGAAAGGTGAGACAAGAAAGGACAtgactgctgcctgcacccctaGAAGAAGAATTATCAACTTGACCAGTATATTGACACTCCAGGAAGAAATTAATAACCAGGCACATGCAA ATCTCCAGGAGATGCTCCATGATCACTCCTTTGTTGGCTGTGTCAGTCCTCAGTGGGCTCTGGTGCAATATCAGACAAAACTGTATCTTCTCAATACAACGAAACTCAG CCAAGAACTCTTCTACCAGATACTTATTTATGACTTTGCAAACTTTGGAGTCTTAAGGTTGTCT GAGCCAGCTCCTTTATATGAGCTTTCAATGCTTGCTTTAGAGGATCCTGAAAGTGGCTGGACAGAAGAAGATGGCCCAAAAGAGGGGCTTGCTGAGTACATTGTGGagtttctgaaaaagaagaCTGAGATgttgaaagattatttttctcttgaaattgATGAG GAAGGAAACCTAATTGGGTTACCACTTCTGATAGACAACTATGTTCCGCCGCTGGAAGGACTGCCGATGTTTATCCTTCGCTTGGCCACAGAG GTAAACTGGGATGAAGAAAAGGAATGTTTTGAAAGCCTAAGTAAAGAATTAGCTATGTTCTACTCCATTAGAAAGCAGTATCTAATAGATGAAGCCAACTTGACAAACTCACAG GATGAAGATTCTGACTCTGGTTCAACAACATGGAAATGGACTGTGGAACATGTACTTTACAAAGCTTTTAGGACTCATCTTTTACCTCCTAAACACTTCTCAGAAGATGGCAACATTTTGCAGCTTGCTAACCTGCCTGACCTATATAAAGTTTTTGAGAGATGTTGA